One Chlorobaculum limnaeum genomic window carries:
- a CDS encoding F0F1 ATP synthase subunit gamma: MPTLKDIRIRLKGIKSTQQVTKAMKMVAAAKLRRAQDRAIQARPYAGKLKEMLASLSTKVDTSLNPLLSPREEVNKVLVILVTSDRGLCGGFNANIIKMAQRVIHEDYAALHAKGGVTMICAGTKGTEFFRKRGYNLTAAYPAVFQNLSFDSAREIADTASKMYLSGEVDRVVLVYNEFKSVLAPNLRTEQLLPIAPEESAEKGSSSEYLYEPSPAAIIDELVPKHLHTQMWRVMLESNAAEQAARMAAMDSATENAKELIRVLNISYNRARQAAITKELSEIVAGADALKQ; this comes from the coding sequence ATGCCAACTTTAAAGGACATACGCATACGCCTCAAGGGTATCAAATCCACGCAGCAGGTGACCAAGGCCATGAAGATGGTTGCGGCCGCCAAACTGAGAAGAGCGCAGGATCGGGCGATCCAGGCCCGTCCGTATGCCGGGAAGCTGAAGGAGATGCTCGCATCCCTTTCGACCAAGGTCGATACCTCGCTCAACCCCCTGCTGTCGCCACGCGAAGAGGTGAATAAAGTGCTGGTCATTCTGGTCACTTCAGACAGAGGTCTGTGCGGCGGTTTCAATGCCAATATCATCAAGATGGCCCAGAGGGTCATTCACGAAGATTACGCGGCGCTTCACGCCAAGGGTGGTGTCACCATGATCTGCGCCGGTACCAAAGGCACCGAGTTTTTCCGCAAGAGGGGATACAATCTGACGGCGGCTTATCCTGCCGTGTTCCAGAATCTCAGCTTCGATTCGGCCAGGGAGATTGCCGATACCGCGTCGAAGATGTACCTGAGCGGCGAGGTGGATCGTGTCGTGCTGGTTTACAACGAGTTCAAGTCGGTGCTTGCGCCGAACCTCAGAACCGAGCAGCTTCTGCCGATCGCTCCCGAAGAGAGCGCGGAGAAAGGATCGAGCAGCGAGTATCTCTACGAGCCTTCGCCAGCGGCCATCATCGACGAGCTTGTGCCCAAGCATCTGCACACCCAGATGTGGCGCGTGATGCTGGAGTCCAACGCCGCCGAGCAGGCTGCCCGTATGGCCGCGATGGATTCGGCCACGGAGAACGCCAAGGAGCTTATCCGCGTGCTGAACATCAGCTACAACCGCGCTCGCCAGGCTGCCATCACCAAGGAGCTGAGCGAAATCGTCGCTGGCGCAGACGCTCTGAAGCAGTAA